A section of the Streptomyces sp. 6-11-2 genome encodes:
- a CDS encoding ABC transporter substrate-binding protein → MLTARRCVVTTAAVLVGSLLLASCGGSDGGSSDGKTLRLWHYEGPDSAMGAAWNEAIKEFEAKHPGVKVKFEEKGFEQIQKTAPMILNSSDAPDIMEYNKGNATAGLLSKQGLLTDLTPEVTKRGWDKELSAGVKTTSQYDTNGVMGSGKWYGIPNYAEYTMVFYNKDLFKKYKVAEPKTFDDLTAAMDKFVAKGVTPLANAGAEYMAQQYLYQLALSKADRSWVDSYELYRGKTDFHDAAWTYGATTFADWVKKGYISKTSSGTKAEDAGVAFIQGKNPILFSGSWWYGRFTTENKFDWGSVLWPGSGLTLGSGGNLWVVPQGAKNKDLAYDFIDITMSQKIQNLLGNKGGVPVAADPSAITDPRAKTLIADFNTLSGRDGLAFYPDWPVPGFYDVLVSETQKLITGSATPDAYLGALQKAYDKGAPKQ, encoded by the coding sequence ATGTTGACGGCACGAAGGTGTGTGGTGACGACAGCGGCGGTCCTCGTCGGATCCCTGCTCCTGGCCTCCTGCGGTGGCTCGGACGGCGGTTCCTCGGACGGCAAGACGCTCCGACTGTGGCACTACGAGGGTCCGGACAGCGCGATGGGCGCCGCCTGGAACGAGGCCATCAAGGAGTTCGAGGCGAAACACCCGGGCGTGAAGGTGAAGTTCGAGGAGAAGGGCTTCGAACAGATCCAGAAGACCGCGCCCATGATCCTCAACTCCTCGGACGCGCCCGACATCATGGAGTACAACAAGGGCAACGCGACCGCGGGTCTGCTCTCCAAGCAGGGGCTCCTCACCGATCTGACCCCCGAGGTCACCAAGCGCGGCTGGGACAAGGAGCTCAGCGCGGGAGTGAAGACCACCAGCCAGTACGACACCAACGGTGTCATGGGTTCCGGCAAGTGGTACGGGATACCCAACTACGCCGAATACACCATGGTCTTCTACAACAAGGACCTCTTCAAGAAGTACAAAGTCGCCGAGCCGAAGACCTTCGACGACCTCACCGCCGCCATGGACAAGTTCGTCGCCAAGGGCGTGACCCCGCTCGCCAACGCCGGCGCCGAGTACATGGCCCAGCAGTACCTGTACCAATTGGCACTGTCGAAGGCCGACCGCTCCTGGGTCGACTCCTACGAGCTCTACCGGGGCAAGACCGACTTCCACGACGCCGCCTGGACATACGGCGCGACCACCTTCGCCGACTGGGTGAAGAAGGGGTACATCAGCAAGACGTCCAGCGGCACCAAGGCCGAGGACGCGGGCGTCGCCTTCATCCAGGGCAAGAACCCGATCCTGTTCAGCGGCAGCTGGTGGTACGGCCGCTTCACGACGGAGAACAAGTTCGACTGGGGCAGCGTGCTGTGGCCCGGTTCCGGCCTCACCCTCGGCTCCGGCGGCAATCTCTGGGTCGTCCCCCAGGGCGCCAAGAACAAGGACCTCGCGTACGACTTCATCGACATCACCATGTCGCAGAAGATCCAGAACCTGCTGGGCAACAAGGGCGGCGTGCCCGTGGCGGCAGACCCGTCCGCCATCACCGACCCGAGGGCCAAGACCCTCATCGCCGACTTCAACACCCTCTCCGGCCGCGACGGCCTGGCCTTCTACCCCGACTGGCCCGTCCCCGGCTTCTACGACGTCCTCGTCTCCGAGACACAGAAGCTGATCACGGGCAGCGCCACACCGGACGCCTATCTCGGTGCACTGCAGAAGGCGTACGACAAGGGTGCGCCGAAACAATGA
- a CDS encoding carbohydrate ABC transporter permease translates to MTVTVERGSRAVGTHQHAGPRRPRPHQSYALFLVPGVLAFLAVIVVPFLMNTGVSFTEWQGVGSPRWSGLANYRELMDDSEFWASFRHSLFMVVAMAVLPTMVGLVLAAALFDYVGKHFGSRTATVLRACFYLPQVLPIAVAGIVWSWILAPDNGTLNTLLKSVGLGSWQQDWLGDPGIALYSVMGVMVWVQIGFPLVVFMAGLQRVGPQLYEAAELDGAGWWRRFWHVTLPQIRPEISVVLTWCSIAALKVFGAVYVLTKGGPGGATDVPSYFSFTTFFEKTQVGYGAAISTVLTVLIMLLSLIGLKLQTRAEDAEEGVRV, encoded by the coding sequence ATGACGGTCACCGTCGAACGGGGGTCGCGGGCCGTCGGCACGCACCAGCACGCCGGCCCGCGCCGCCCCCGCCCGCACCAGTCCTACGCCCTCTTCCTCGTCCCCGGTGTCCTCGCCTTCCTCGCCGTCATCGTCGTGCCGTTCCTGATGAACACCGGCGTGAGCTTCACGGAGTGGCAGGGGGTCGGCAGCCCCCGGTGGTCCGGTCTCGCCAACTACCGCGAACTGATGGACGACTCGGAGTTCTGGGCGTCGTTCCGGCACAGCCTGTTCATGGTCGTGGCCATGGCCGTCCTGCCGACGATGGTCGGGCTGGTCCTCGCCGCGGCGCTGTTCGACTACGTCGGCAAGCACTTCGGCAGCAGGACGGCCACCGTCCTGCGCGCCTGCTTCTACCTTCCCCAGGTCCTTCCCATCGCGGTCGCCGGCATCGTCTGGAGCTGGATCCTCGCGCCGGACAACGGCACCCTGAACACGTTGTTGAAGTCGGTCGGTCTCGGCTCCTGGCAGCAGGACTGGCTCGGCGACCCGGGCATCGCCCTGTACAGCGTCATGGGGGTGATGGTGTGGGTGCAGATCGGCTTCCCGCTCGTCGTCTTCATGGCGGGGCTCCAGCGCGTCGGCCCGCAGTTGTACGAGGCGGCCGAACTGGACGGCGCCGGCTGGTGGCGCCGCTTCTGGCACGTCACGCTGCCGCAGATCAGACCCGAGATCTCCGTCGTGCTCACCTGGTGCAGCATCGCAGCGCTCAAGGTCTTCGGCGCGGTGTACGTGCTCACCAAGGGCGGTCCGGGCGGCGCGACCGACGTCCCGTCGTACTTCTCCTTCACCACGTTCTTCGAGAAGACCCAGGTCGGTTACGGCGCCGCGATCTCCACCGTGCTCACCGTGCTCATCATGCTGCTCTCGCTGATCGGCCTGAAACTCCAGACCCGCGCCGAGGACGCCGAGGAAGGGGTCCGCGTATGA
- the yicI gene encoding alpha-xylosidase produces the protein MKFTDGYWLLREGVTAAHPVEVLDVTASPGALEIHAPTQPIRHRGDLLKGPVVTISAHAPMPNVIGLTITHFQGEQPRVPRFEVRRDDLPGPEGRPPEGGTAQVEYDDEYATLTSGTLSVRVARTGPWHVDFLAHGRVLTSSGPKGMGIMRDADGAHYLREQLGLGIGTSVYGLGERFGPLVKNGQVVDMWNADGGTATEQAYKNAPFYLTNAGYGVFVDHPGKVSFEVGSEAVSRVQFSVESQQLTYYVIHGPTPKDILRTYTALTGRPALPPTWSFGLWLSTSFTTSYDEATVSSFIDGMRERELPLSVFHFDCFWMREFNWCDFQWDPRVFPDPEGMLARLKARGLHICVWINPYIAQRSPLFAEGKALGHLLRKRDGSVWQWDLWQPGMALVDFTSPAARDWYASKLEALLAQGVDCFKTDFGERIPVDVAYADGSDPERMHNYYTYLYNRTVFEVLRKHRGEDEAVVFARSATAGSQRFPVHWGGDCEATYESMAESLRGGLSLGLSGFGFWSHDIGGFEGTPTPALFKRWIAFGLLSSHSRLHGSSSYRVPWLFDEEAVDVLRLFTRLKMRLMPYLYEAARTARAEGVPMMRAMVLEFPDDPGCAHLERQYMLGPDLLVAPAFNDEGDVSYYVPEGTWTHFLSGHTVTGPRWVRERHGFSSVPLLVRPGTVIPVGAVDSRPDYPYADGVTLRAYGLERGARVSVPVGDVTFTVVREGDTLRASSSDPSAPWALACGERIARAPAGTGFLSLELKSA, from the coding sequence TTGAAGTTCACCGACGGCTACTGGCTGCTGCGCGAAGGCGTCACCGCGGCCCACCCGGTCGAGGTCCTGGACGTGACCGCCTCCCCGGGAGCCCTGGAGATCCACGCGCCGACCCAGCCGATCCGCCACCGCGGCGACCTGCTGAAGGGACCGGTCGTGACCATCAGCGCGCACGCGCCGATGCCGAACGTCATCGGCCTCACCATCACCCACTTCCAGGGCGAGCAGCCCCGGGTGCCGCGGTTCGAGGTGCGGCGGGACGACCTTCCGGGGCCCGAGGGACGTCCCCCGGAAGGCGGCACGGCGCAGGTGGAGTACGACGACGAGTACGCCACCCTCACCTCCGGAACCCTGTCGGTGCGCGTCGCCCGCACCGGCCCCTGGCACGTCGACTTCCTCGCCCACGGCCGTGTCCTCACCAGCAGCGGCCCCAAGGGCATGGGCATCATGCGCGACGCCGACGGCGCGCACTACCTGCGCGAGCAGTTGGGTCTGGGGATCGGCACCTCGGTGTACGGGCTCGGCGAACGCTTCGGGCCGCTCGTCAAGAACGGCCAGGTCGTCGACATGTGGAACGCCGACGGCGGCACGGCGACCGAACAGGCCTACAAGAACGCCCCGTTCTACCTGACGAACGCGGGCTACGGCGTCTTCGTCGACCATCCGGGCAAGGTGTCCTTCGAAGTCGGCTCGGAGGCGGTGTCCCGGGTCCAGTTCAGCGTGGAGAGCCAGCAGCTGACGTACTACGTCATCCACGGGCCCACCCCGAAGGACATCCTGCGCACCTACACGGCCCTCACCGGCCGCCCGGCGCTCCCGCCGACCTGGTCCTTCGGCCTGTGGCTGTCCACCTCGTTCACCACCTCGTACGACGAGGCCACCGTCAGCTCCTTCATCGACGGCATGAGGGAACGCGAGCTGCCGCTGTCCGTCTTCCACTTCGACTGCTTCTGGATGCGCGAGTTCAACTGGTGCGACTTCCAGTGGGATCCGCGGGTGTTCCCCGACCCGGAGGGCATGCTGGCCCGGCTGAAGGCCAGGGGCCTCCACATCTGCGTCTGGATCAACCCGTACATCGCGCAGCGCTCGCCCCTCTTCGCCGAGGGAAAGGCCCTGGGCCATCTGCTCAGGAAGCGCGACGGCAGCGTGTGGCAGTGGGACCTGTGGCAGCCGGGCATGGCGCTCGTCGACTTCACCAGCCCGGCCGCCCGCGACTGGTACGCGTCCAAACTGGAGGCGCTGCTCGCACAGGGCGTCGACTGCTTCAAGACCGACTTCGGCGAACGGATCCCGGTCGACGTGGCCTACGCGGACGGCTCGGACCCGGAACGGATGCACAACTACTACACGTACCTGTACAACCGCACCGTCTTCGAGGTGCTGCGCAAGCACCGGGGCGAGGACGAGGCCGTCGTCTTCGCACGCTCGGCGACCGCCGGAAGCCAGCGCTTCCCCGTGCACTGGGGCGGCGACTGCGAGGCCACCTACGAGTCGATGGCCGAGTCGCTGCGCGGCGGGCTCAGCCTCGGCCTGTCGGGGTTCGGGTTCTGGAGCCACGACATCGGCGGCTTCGAGGGCACCCCGACCCCGGCCCTGTTCAAACGGTGGATCGCCTTCGGGTTGCTGTCCTCGCACAGCCGGCTGCACGGCTCCTCGTCGTACCGCGTGCCCTGGCTGTTCGACGAGGAGGCCGTGGACGTCCTCAGGCTGTTCACCCGGCTGAAGATGCGCCTCATGCCGTACCTGTACGAGGCCGCCCGCACCGCCCGCGCGGAGGGGGTGCCGATGATGCGGGCGATGGTGCTGGAGTTCCCGGACGACCCCGGGTGCGCGCATCTGGAGCGGCAGTACATGCTCGGGCCCGATCTGCTCGTCGCTCCGGCCTTCAACGACGAGGGGGACGTCTCGTACTACGTGCCCGAGGGCACCTGGACCCACTTCCTCAGCGGGCACACCGTGACCGGCCCGCGCTGGGTGCGCGAGCGGCACGGATTCTCCAGCGTTCCGCTGCTGGTCAGGCCAGGTACGGTGATCCCGGTCGGAGCGGTGGACTCACGCCCCGACTATCCGTACGCCGACGGGGTCACCCTGCGCGCCTACGGGCTGGAGCGCGGGGCGCGGGTGAGCGTGCCCGTGGGGGACGTGACCTTCACCGTCGTCCGGGAGGGCGACACGCTGCGGGCCTCCAGCAGCGACCCGTCCGCACCCTGGGCGCTGGCCTGCGGGGAGCGGATCGCGCGGGCGCCCGCGGGCACGGGATTCCTCTCGCTGGAGCTGAAGTCGGCCTGA
- a CDS encoding carbohydrate ABC transporter permease, which yields MTTSALRRYPVLVALCIAALFTVLPFVIVAVNAVKSPAEYSQHGPLSLPRGLYLDGLKDFWQRVDYGQKLVNSVLISGCVAVLAAALSILNAYAIGIGRIKGRTWVLAFFVLANMLPQEALVYPLYYLSKQAGLYDTRLSVIIVFTVIQAAFGTYLLSSVLGRFPREIIEAARIDGANKWQVLWRIVVPVSRPTIGVLLVFFFIWTWNEFLLPLVMLISNDNQTVSVALGVLQGQRLMDATMTNAAALLGVLPALVFFLVFQRTLTRGIAVGAVK from the coding sequence ATGACGACGAGTGCCCTGCGCCGCTATCCCGTTCTCGTGGCCCTCTGCATCGCGGCCCTGTTCACGGTGCTGCCGTTCGTCATCGTCGCCGTCAACGCGGTCAAGTCACCGGCCGAGTACTCCCAGCACGGACCGCTGAGCCTGCCGAGGGGCCTGTACCTGGACGGGCTCAAGGACTTCTGGCAGCGCGTCGACTACGGCCAGAAGCTCGTCAACTCGGTCCTGATCAGCGGCTGTGTGGCGGTCCTGGCCGCGGCCCTGTCGATCCTCAACGCGTACGCGATCGGCATCGGCCGCATCAAGGGCCGCACCTGGGTTCTGGCCTTCTTCGTCCTCGCCAACATGCTGCCGCAGGAGGCGCTGGTCTACCCGCTGTACTACCTGAGCAAGCAGGCCGGCCTCTACGACACCCGGCTGAGCGTGATCATCGTCTTCACGGTGATCCAGGCCGCCTTCGGCACCTATCTGCTCTCCTCCGTCCTCGGCCGGTTCCCGCGGGAGATCATCGAGGCCGCCCGGATCGACGGGGCGAACAAGTGGCAGGTGCTGTGGCGGATCGTGGTCCCCGTCAGTCGCCCCACCATCGGCGTGCTGCTCGTCTTCTTCTTCATCTGGACGTGGAACGAGTTCCTGCTCCCCCTGGTCATGCTGATCTCCAACGACAACCAGACGGTGTCGGTGGCGCTCGGCGTCCTCCAGGGTCAGCGCCTGATGGACGCCACGATGACCAACGCGGCGGCCCTGCTGGGCGTCCTGCCCGCCCTCGTCTTCTTCCTCGTCTTCCAGCGGACTCTCACCCGCGGCATCGCCGTGGGTGCCGTCAAGTAG
- a CDS encoding phenylacetate--CoA ligase family protein yields the protein MFDAGIRQFRMALAMVLGRPINVRSAERLVDDALATLAEFGSPGEDVEQLLRGAAADPQMRTDLTNKALRRTAKRLEAKSPFYADHFAAAGVDPAALNLENITAVPVTTKADLVERARDFLCGEPFLASRTTGTTGRPTEVWYSRYEERLWPALVALSQVLRGTVRTTDLVQFNISSRATGTAYAEMQVARLAGAAIRMVGLVPPAETLDLMAGTGTSAPTLMVTYPSYLGQLTRLARERGLGPADFRLRRINVGSEVLSSALAEAAEKTFGAPVSDGYGMTEVTPVAGAICRQRHLHIDAGIGLVEVCDLDTGAPAAPGALGTIVATPFFPYRECMPLFRYDTRDLVRQLPDAPRTCEMANVPATSHILGKADHVLRTQDGPVTPREIIELLDALPGACWPVRHRADVVDGRLHVEVAASSVPETSDIARHFAEAGLDATVEVVPGEGRQLRRYRCDLVENSFASAGRAA from the coding sequence ATGTTCGACGCGGGGATACGGCAGTTCCGGATGGCGCTGGCCATGGTGCTCGGCCGTCCGATCAATGTGCGCTCTGCCGAAAGACTCGTCGATGACGCGCTGGCGACACTTGCCGAATTCGGCTCCCCCGGCGAGGACGTCGAACAGTTGCTGCGCGGCGCCGCCGCAGACCCGCAGATGCGTACCGACCTCACGAACAAGGCCCTGCGCCGTACCGCGAAACGCCTCGAGGCCAAGTCGCCCTTCTATGCCGACCACTTCGCGGCAGCCGGAGTCGACCCGGCCGCACTGAACCTCGAGAACATCACCGCCGTGCCCGTCACCACCAAGGCCGACCTGGTCGAGCGGGCCCGCGACTTCCTGTGCGGTGAGCCCTTCCTCGCCTCCCGGACCACCGGGACGACAGGCCGGCCCACCGAGGTCTGGTACTCCCGCTACGAGGAACGCCTGTGGCCCGCGCTCGTCGCCCTCTCCCAGGTGCTGCGCGGCACCGTCCGCACCACCGACCTGGTCCAGTTCAACATCAGCTCCCGGGCGACCGGCACGGCGTACGCGGAGATGCAGGTCGCCCGCCTGGCAGGGGCGGCGATCCGCATGGTGGGCCTGGTCCCACCGGCTGAGACGCTGGACCTCATGGCGGGAACCGGCACATCGGCGCCGACCCTGATGGTCACCTACCCGAGCTATCTGGGACAGCTGACCCGCCTGGCCCGCGAACGGGGACTCGGTCCCGCGGACTTCCGGCTGCGCCGCATCAATGTCGGTAGCGAGGTGCTCTCGTCCGCCCTTGCGGAGGCCGCCGAAAAGACCTTCGGCGCCCCCGTCAGCGACGGCTACGGCATGACCGAGGTGACACCGGTGGCCGGCGCCATCTGCCGACAGCGGCACCTTCACATCGACGCCGGCATCGGCCTCGTGGAGGTGTGCGACCTCGACACCGGGGCACCGGCCGCGCCCGGAGCGCTCGGCACGATCGTCGCCACTCCCTTCTTCCCGTACCGGGAGTGCATGCCGCTCTTCCGCTACGACACCCGAGACCTGGTGCGGCAGTTGCCCGACGCGCCGCGCACCTGCGAGATGGCGAACGTGCCGGCGACCTCGCACATCCTCGGAAAGGCGGACCATGTGCTGCGCACCCAGGACGGTCCGGTGACCCCGCGCGAGATCATCGAGCTCCTCGACGCGCTGCCCGGCGCATGCTGGCCCGTGCGTCACCGCGCCGACGTGGTGGACGGACGGTTGCATGTGGAGGTGGCCGCCTCATCGGTGCCGGAGACGAGCGACATCGCGCGTCATTTCGCCGAGGCCGGCCTCGACGCCACCGTCGAGGTCGTCCCGGGAGAAGGACGTCAGCTGCGGCGCTACCGCTGCGATCTGGTCGAGAACAGCTTCGCCTCCGCCGGGCGCGCAGCATGA